In the Besnoitia besnoiti strain Bb-Ger1 chromosome XII, whole genome shotgun sequence genome, one interval contains:
- a CDS encoding hypothetical protein (encoded by transcript BESB_024430), with translation MKVKSTKLNRTNRGVTLLETARMSRRNEYQSGNTLVFSSLKASEDTSPRPSYAEVARCAESPERMSDESPNAWAASHKGLCHITVTSQHIPELNEASGFQSADVPVVSYADIVKRPQSPTYREPASMSDAQMKQKSYAHVSTSRKVVDELESSSAAPPGQHRSHADGRMPSLLSSRPTGAWASSGKVAFSKQKQLPHTPDVEFFPVATEKRSGLLKPRGRRNRKANASRSSSGAETKWAARSQNTATPTASGTASCPVHYLTFMDETAAVINEGLKFGLVRCLLSAQQQVPEDHSERGLTHRRVMIEERPWHVKTNRFPAGMNVDNFPATGYSVAPSKAVRAPCPLGRLSIEEWKAAVAITMHLYTRHAPRHQLADKW, from the coding sequence ATGAAAGTGAAGTCCACCAAACTGAATAGGACAAACAGGGGAGTCACCCTCTTAGAGACTGCTCGGATGTCAAGGAGAAACGAATACCAAAGTGGGAACACCCTCGTGTTCAGTTCGCTCAAGGCAAGCGAAGACACTTCCCCTAGGCCGAGCTATGCGGAAGTCGCTCGGTGTGCGGAGAGTCCGGAACGCATGAGCGATGAGTCACCTAACGCGTGGGCAGCTTCCCATAAAGGTTTGTGCCACATCACGGTCACGAGTCAGCACATTCCAGAGTTGAATGAAGCGTCTGGCTTTCAATCAGCTGATGTTCCAGTCGTGAGTTACGCGGACATCGTTAAGAGACCACAGTCCCCGACGTATCGGGAACCTGCATCCATGTCCGATGCTCAGATGAAACAGAAAAGCTATGCACACGTTTCGACTTCCCGCAAAGTCGTGGATGAGCTCGAGTCCTCCTCAGCAGCGCCACCAGGTCAACACCGCAGTCATGCAGACGGCCGCATGCCTTCTCTCCTGTCGAGTCGACCCACAGGCGCTTGGGCCAGCAGCGGCAAGGTCGCGTTCTCTAAACAAAAACAACTGCCTCATACACCCGATGTGGAGTTCTTCCCTGTAGCCACGGAAAAACGATCAGGCCTTCTGAAGCCTCGAGGCAGACGGAACAGAAAAGCAAATGCATCACGCAGTTCCTCTGGAGCAGAAACAAAGTGGGCAGCACGCAGCCAGAATACAGCCACTCCGACGGCCTCGGGGACCGCATCATGCCCTGTGCACTACCTCACTTTCATGGATGAGACTGCAGCAGTCATTAACGAAGGCTTGAAGTTTGGCCTtgttcgctgtctcctcagCGCTCAACAGCAAGTGCCAGAGGACCACAGTGAGCGCGGTCTAACACACCGGAGGGTGATGATTGAAGAAAGACCGTGGCACGTGAAGACGAACCGGTTCCCCGCGGGAATGAACGTTGACAACTTCCCGGCGACCGGCTATTCGGTGGCCCCCTCCAAAGCCGTACGCGCTCCTTGCCCTCTGGGGCGCTTGAGCATAGAAGAATGGAAGGCAGCGGTAGCCATTACCATGCACCTTTACACCCGACATGCACCCAGACACCAGCTGGCTGATAAGTGGTGA